Proteins co-encoded in one Mus caroli unplaced genomic scaffold, CAROLI_EIJ_v1.1 scaffold_10289_U1_1, whole genome shotgun sequence genomic window:
- the LOC110287879 gene encoding olfactory receptor 484, whose translation MAFLGNGNHTAVTEFILLGLTDDPVLRVVLFTIILCIYLVTVSGNLSTILLITVSSQLHHPMYFFLSHLASADIGYSSSVTPNMLVNFLVKQNTISYIGCSIQFGSAAFFGGLECFLLAVMAYDRFVAICNPLLYSTKMSTQVCVQLVVGSYIGGFLNASFVTVSFLLLFFCGPNIINHFYCDFAPLIELSCSDVRISVLVTSFSAGTVTMLTVLVIAISYTYILITILKMRSTEGRYKAFSTCTSHLTAVSLFYGTITFIYVMPKSGYSTDQNKVVSVFYMVVIPMLNPLIYSLRNNEIKGALRRHLGKKMFSQRNMLFYKT comes from the coding sequence ATGGCTTTCCTGGGCAATGGGAACCACACTGCAGTGACAGAGTTCATTTTATTGGGATTAACAGATGACCCAGTCCTTAGAGTTGTCCTCTTCACCATCATCCTGTGCATCTACCTGGTGACTGTGTCTGGGAACCTCAGCACCATCCTTCTCATCACAGTTTCTTCCCAGCTCCATCaccccatgtacttttttctcagtCACTTGGCTTCTGCTGACATAGGCTATTCATCTTCTGTCACACCCAATATGCTTGTCAACTTCCTTGTAAAGCAAAATACCATCTCCTACATTGGATGTTCTATACAGTTTGGCTCAGCTGCTTTCTTTGGAGGACTTGAATGCTTCCTTCTGGCTGTCATGGCTTACGATCGCTTTGTAGCAATCTGCAACCCACTGCTCTATTCAACTAAAATGTCCACACAAGTCTGTGTCCAGTTGGTTGTAGGATCTTATATAGGAGGTTTTCTTAATGCTTCCTTTGtcacagtttcttttttattattgttcttcTGTGGACCAAACATAATCAATCACTTTTACTGTGATTTTGCTCCTTTGATTGAGCTCTCCTGTTCTGATGTCAGGATCTCTGTACTTGTTACCTCATTTTCTGCTGGCACAGTTACTATGCTAACAGTCTTGGTCATAGCCATTTCTTACACGTATATCCTCATCACCATCCTGAAGATGCGCTCCACTGAGGGTCGATACaaagccttctccacctgcacTTCCCATCTCACTGCAGTGTCTCTGTTCTATGGAACCATTACATTCATTTACGTGATGCCCAAGTCAGGATACTCCACAGACCAAAATAAGGTAGTGTCTGTGTTCTATATGGTGGTAATCCCCATGTTGAACCCCCTCATCTACAGCCTCAGGAATAATGAGATAAAGGGGGCTCTGAGGAGACATCTtggtaagaaaatgttttctcagAGGAATATGTTGTTTTATAAAACTTAA